The sequence AGCTCTCTTGGAGGACAGGACCCCAAATAGGTCATAGGGACAGAGGGGACAGGGCTGGGGCTCCTCACCTGAGACCCGGAGCTCCAGGGGGTCACTGGGGAGTGACAACAGGTGGGGGGAGGTGCTGTGTGAGCCGTAGCACCTGTAGGTCCCCTCATGGTCTGAGGTCAGAGGACCGATGGTGAAGTTGGCCTGAAAGGGGGCGGCCGTGTCCTGCAGACgaaggagctggggaggagcaggTGACCCCTCCTTGGACAGATGGAAGGTATCCGACCAGATCTCAGAGCGACACTGCAGGGTCACGTTCTCTCCCCTGGACACCGAGGGCCCCGGCTGGGCTGTGAGGGAGGGTTTCTTGTACATTCCTGAGTGAAGGGAAGGTTGTGATATGTAGagagctgccccctccccacacagccTTAACCCTGAGCTGAGGGGCCACCATCCTCTCTCCAGGGACTCTGTCTGTGACCCCCTCTCAGCTCCTCTCAGTCCCTCTGGGTGGGTCTCTTTTCTATCCTGGACCCTCACTCGCCCTTTCTTGCTCCCTTTTCCTGGACCACTGTTCCATCTCAGCCTTTGCTCCAGAGCCCTCTCCCTGGAACCCATCACCACTAGGAATGACGCTGGATCCAGGACCCTGAGCTGAAAATAAGGACATGGGGCTCCTCACCCGCAATCAGGATGTCCAGGGGTGCACTGGGGGCTGACCACACATGGGAGAGGTTGTATCCACCGTAGCATCTGTACTGGCCCCCGTGGGTGTGGTCCACATGGCCCAGGGGGAAGTCAGGGCTGTGCTGCCCATGAAGATGCTGGAGGGGTGTGAGCCCCTCATCCCTGGTCAGAGCGAATCTGTCAACACCGGCCTCTGAGAGACACTGGAGGGTCAGGTCGTCTCCAGAGAGCACCAGCGAGCCTGGCTGGGCTGAGAGGGAGGGCTCCCTGTACACGCCTGGAGAGAAGGGACAGTGGTATTGAAGGGGAAGCACACCCCATATTGCCAACTGGGGCCTGCAGTGAGCTAGTTCTCACTGGTTGATCCCCAAATATTCTGCTCTGTGGTTCAGGACCCAGGAGGTCAAATCACTGGCCCCCACCACCCTAGGGCTTTTCGGGGCACACAGCTTGGCTCAGTCATTTTGGGGTCCCAGGAAAGTGATGGGTCAGGGGAGCCCTCACCTGTGACCTCGAGGTGCAGAGGGTTGCTGGGCTGTGACCACACATAGGGGTAGGAGCTGTGAGAACCATAGCATCTGTAGGTGCCCCCATGGGAGGTGTTCACGGGGACCACAGGGAAGACAGCCTGCTACCTGCCATTATGGATCCTCAGCTCCATTTGTTGGGGTGAGTTAGCTCCTCCCTCCTTCAGCAGATGGAAAGTGCTAGATGTGACCTCTGAGCTGCACCAGAGGGACACATTTCCTCCTGAAGCCACCACAGGGCCTGGGTGGGCTGAGAGGGAGGGTACACTGTAGGCtcctgagggagaaggagggagctgTGTTAAAGGGGGGACCGTCAGCTCACGTACCCCAGGTGTGGACTGTGAGGGCTGAGGTCCCCTGAGCCCACACTCTGGTCCCTTCCGCGGATGAGGAGGAGCCCACAGTGGGAGGGCACCCAGCTCCTCCCCCTCACCTGTCACCACCAGGGGCAGGGGGTCACTGCGCTCTGATGAGCTGTTCATGCTGGTGTTGTACGCACACTGATACAGCCCTGCAGTGTGTGAGCTCATAGATTCGATGGAGAAACTGGTCTTGTTGCTGGAGTCCTGTGGGGTCTCTGTCTCCACGGGTATAGAAACCCTCTCTTTATACAGATGGTAGACTTCAGCCCTCAGAGACCCCTGACACCAGATGGTCACAGGGCTCCCCTTGGTGaccacagggcctggctcagCCCAGATAGAGGGTTTAGGGGGGGTTCCTGGAAAGGAATCATAATTGAAGTGTTTGGGGGACCCTTCTCCCCTCAGCTTCCCCAGCTGTCACTCAAGACCCCACCCAGAGTGGTCACCATCAGCCCAGACTCTCTGTTTTTCCCAGGAGGCAAGGGAGGTTTATAGGGCTAAAGCAGGAGGTGTGTGTGAGGACTCACCTGCTTGTACCTGGTTCCACAGACTCCAACACAACCCTGGAAGAGAATTCCCTGTGAGGGCACGTCTACTCACCCACacagagaaggtccaggcctggTCTAGGCCCCTGAGCACTGGGGTCTGTTCAGGGCACTGAGCACACTCTCCTCCCCATAGAAGTTCTGCCCCTTCTGAGCCTCCTGAGTCCTGGGGTCTCAGGGATCAGGACCTGGGGTTGGAGGAGACACTGTCCCTCCTCTTTTCCCCAAACTCACCCAGGCAGAGGAGGACAGTGAGAACAGGTGTGCTGGCCCTGCCTCCCATGGTCCCCAGTGGTGCAGACAACTGAGAAAGTCCACAGAGCCCGGCAGGACAGACAGACGGAGAGGGTGGGCAAGGTCCACGCTCTGTGTGACACGTCATGGGTTCCTCATCTGTGGCCTCACAGGAAGGGGAACAGTTTCTCCCAGGGCCTCACTCTGCTCTCTCTGAAGGATGGAGCCGAGGAGATGGCAGGCTCTGGGGACCCTCCAGACCAGCTCTGAGTCTCTGCATACCCCAAACACTCTGCCTCCAGTTCATACCAAACCCAAATCCTGAGAGTGACACGTGTCCCAGAACATGAGGTTTGGAGAGGAGCCAGCACAAGCTCTGTTCcaattctgactctgccacttacagAGGCTTTGTGACCTGGGGCCAATCACTTCCCTTTGCTGAGCTTCTGTAAAtgcaaattttcttccttttcttcctcagtcAGGCAGTCAGTCCATATTTACTGAGCAGTTACCATGTCCAATCATGGAGCCAGGCGCTGGAGGGTCATTGGTGAAGCTGACAGATTCTTTCCCTGGACTCGTGGGCTCAGATAAATGAAGACAGACATTACAAATATTTAGGTGGCAAAGAATTCAGTTACAGCCTTGTTTTAATACAAGTtgacataaaaaagaaaacaggcgACAGTGAGATTCAGTAATAGGTAGTCATCCTGCAGCCTGGATCCTTGTTGTGAGGGGTTCTTCTGGAAAGGAGTGACCCAAGGCATGAGCAGGGATTAGCCcagaggtggtggtggtaggCATCCTCGGCCAGAAAGATCTGAGCTCTTCTCAGAATTGAGAGCATCAGGAGAAGGTTGGGCCTTGTCACACAGGATCTTGAGCACCATGCAACTATTTTGGATTTTACCTTTAAGGCAATGGGAATATTTTAAGCAACAGACAGTTTGAAcagatttctgttttaaaaagagtACCACCAAGAAGAAATGTGATGCTAGAAGGCTCTGCTGATAATTAACTCTATTGAAATAAAACTCCGACATTATCTGGCCCATGGGTGGTGTGTTGATCATTGTTTTAAGTCATTCCCTGATTTTCTCGTATAACCCTTGCACAAACCTATAACACAAAATACATTTACAGTTGAGTGGAACGAGACAGGACAGCTTCTTGATCCCTCAGGTTGGAAAGGAGTTGTCTAGGTCAGACTGGCTGAGGGAGCAACCAGAGGAAGGCTCAGAATTGTTAAGTAGCTcagtttctgtgtgtgtttggggttgTGTGTGGTTAAGTGTGATGAGtttggtggaggaggagagttGTGTTTGCTGGGGCTGGTGAGTTTAACTCAGGCCTGATTATTCACAGACCCGAACATCAGATGGTGTAACTTGTATCTTTTTTGGAGATGGAAACTGTTGGAAGGGTTATAAGCAGGGCAGGATCAGACCATATAGGGTTATTGGAAGAGTCCTTTGGAGCCAGTGAGAGGAATGAGCTGGAGAAAGGAGTGGGGGCCTGGATTGGAGGACCAGGAAGGAGGCTCATATGATGACACAGATGAGACCTCCTGAGTCTTGCAGTGGATCAGGGATATTGTTAAGAAGGACTCAAGGGGCGTAGTGGTGTGGATGTGATGACTGGATGTGAAGTGCAAGAGAGTGAGTTACTGAGGGCTGttcctctctgtgctttggtgCCTGGAGGAGCCAGTGGGGCCCTCATGGGGAGGATGACCCTGGGGGAGAATCAGGCTTGAGGAGATGCttagaagactgaccatcatttctcagtagaaacagAGCCCTTCCTCTTGATCTAGGATGGTggattttcttccttccaaacCCTTACTTTCAGTGACTCCCTTGCTTCCATAAGTCAGCACTACCTTTTTCTTCATCAACTTCCTTCAAACCTCTAAGTCATTTCTACCTCCTCAGTGCCCCTTCTGCCCCTGGGCAGAGCTCTTCGTCTCACACTGTGGATTCTTTCTCAGGCACTGGGGGAGAGCACTTGTTGGaggcaaaaaaatttaaataatgaacaCAGACCCAGGAATGTGTAAGACAATTTATATAGTTGATCTCCCagcaaaagaaaatgatactaatgaagg comes from Equus asinus isolate D_3611 breed Donkey chromosome 26, EquAss-T2T_v2, whole genome shotgun sequence and encodes:
- the LOC106840880 gene encoding leukocyte immunoglobulin-like receptor subfamily A member 6, which gives rise to MTCHTERGPCPPSPSVCPAGLCGLSQLSAPLGTMGGRASTPVLTVLLCLGLCWSLWNQVQAGTPPKPSIWAEPGPVVTKGSPVTIWCQGSLRAEVYHLYKERVSIPVETETPQDSSNKTSFSIESMSSHTAGLYQCAYNTSMNSSSERSDPLPLVVTGAYSVPSLSAHPGPVVASGGNVSLWCSSEVTSSTFHLLKEGGANSPQQMELRIHNGVYREPSLSAQPGSLVLSGDDLTLQCLSEAGVDRFALTRDEGLTPLQHLHGQHSPDFPLGHVDHTHGGQYRCYGGYNLSHVWSAPSAPLDILIAGMYKKPSLTAQPGPSVSRGENVTLQCRSEIWSDTFHLSKEGSPAPPQLLRLQDTAAPFQANFTIGPLTSDHEGTYRCYGSHSTSPHLLSLPSDPLELRVSASHSKDYTVENLIRMGVACMILLILGILLFEAWHNPTRS